The following are encoded in a window of Megalopta genalis isolate 19385.01 chromosome 6, iyMegGena1_principal, whole genome shotgun sequence genomic DNA:
- the RpS17 gene encoding ribosomal protein S17, with protein sequence MSRVRTKTVKKAAKLIIEKYYTRLTMDFHTNKRICEEIAIIPSKSLRNKIAGFVTHLMKRLRHSQVRGISIKLQEEERERRDNYVPEVSALEHDIIEVDPETKEMLQMLGFNNIPGLQLTQSQLPPYSRRS encoded by the exons ATG AGTCGCGTCAGGACTAAGACGGTCAAAAAGGCCGCCAAACTCATCATCGAGAAATATTACACTCGATTGACTATGGACTTCCACACCAACAAGAGGATATGTGAAGAAATTGCTATTATTCCTAGCAAATCTCTCCGTAACAAAATCGCTgg atttgttacgcatttaatGAAACGTTTGAGACACAGTCAAGTGCGTGGTATTTCCATCAAACTGCAAGAAGAAGAGAGGGAACGCAGAGATAACTACGTTCCTGAGGTCTCTGCCCTGGAACACGACATCATCGAGGTCGATCCAGAGACTAAGGAAATGTTACAGATGCTAGGATTCAACAATATTCCAGGACTCCAACTTACGCAATCTCAATTACCACCATATAGCAGACGttcttaa
- the LOC143259608 gene encoding uncharacterized protein LOC143259608 yields MMIVKARSLCVLLLIGVLVKSEPAPRPRPLPIYSNQFAVHVPDGPEAAADIAAKYGFDNHGQLT; encoded by the coding sequence ATGATGATCGTGAAAGCGAGGTCGCTGTGCGTTCTGTTGCTGATCGGTGTCCTCGTGAAATCGGAGCCCGCGCCACGCCCGCGACCCCTGCCAATCTACAGCAATCAATTTGCGGTACACGTGCCGGACGGACCGGAAGCTGCAGCCGATATCGCCGCCAAATACGGATTTGATAATCACGGACAG